GGTGTACAGGAAAAAAGGGGCATCTATGGATGCCCCTAGTCCTGACCTACTGTTCCGCTTTGTCACCGCAGTCCTTTTGCCATCTGTCCAGGATCTCATCTCTCATCTCCCCTGATTTGACCGGGTCGACTATGACTACCTTGGCGTTTTTCAGCCCCTTGAGGTAATCTGGGACCTCGGCGTCAGGCCTGGTCCCGACCTTGGCGGTGTTGGCCATCTGGACCTCCTGGCCCCTCTTTGAGAGACACCAGTCCACGAAGGCCTTGGCCGCGTCCATGTTCTTGGCGTCCTTCATTATTGCTACGGGAGCCAGGGAGCCGGGGGTCCCGTCCTCTGGGAAGACCGATATTACAGGTTGTCCCTGCTCTATGAGCTTTACACCTACGTCGTAAGGGTCGATGCCTATGGCGACCTCTCCCATTGCTGCCTTATTGGGAGGCCCCGATCCTCTTTTGGTGTAGAAGGGGATGTTTTCGTTTATCTTGTTTATTATCTCCCATCCTCTCTCCTCGCCGTAAGCCTCGATGATGTAGAAAAGCACCGAGTAGTTGGTGCCCGAGATGGTGGGGTTGCTCATCATAACCTCGTCCTTATATTCGGGCTTCCCGAGGTCCTCCCAGGTCTTGGGCATGGGGAGGTTTTTATCCTTCATGACGTCTTTGTTGATTATCAGGTCCACCGCAACCAGGGAGAGGCCGGTCCAGTAGCCCTCTTTATCCTTATACTGCTCGGGGATAAGCTCGGCTTCAGGGGACCTGTAGGACTCCAGGTATCCCTCCTGCCCAGCGACGAGGAAGCTGTCCACCCCGCCACCGTACCAGGCGTCGGCGATGTTCTTGCCCTTTGATGCACGGAGCCTGGTCAGTACCTCACCTGACGACATGCTCAGGTAGTTGACCACTATGCCCGTGTCCTTGGTGAACTCGGCAAAAATTTCGTTCTCGCCGGTAGCGGCGCAGAAGATACTTATGTTCTGCCCCGCCAGAGGCTTGTCCGATCCAGCGAACGCCATGGAGCCTGTGACCAGAAGAGCCGCCATGGCCAAAAGTGCTGCTACTTTTTTCATTTTTATCCTCCTGTCTATGATCAAAAGATATAGACTGCATTATCGTCAAGAAGATGAACCCTGTCAAGGACGCAAGGATTAGATTCGCTAGACTACTTGGAGCAAGACGGTTGACTGCCGCTTTTTAGCAAAAACTCTGGTTCCCCTCCGTTGAGGTCCATAAGGTAGAGGGAGAAAGGGGAGCCCTTTTTGTTCACGTCTTTAGGGGTGTATCCCGAGAATATAAAGCCCTTCCCCGTATGTAGCCACGAGGGATGGGCGGCGCAGACGGTCCGGTCGGTAAGGCGGACCGTCTTGCCGTCCTTTAGGTCAAATATAAAGACCGCCGATATCAGCGGATCTCCCAGCTTAGACCAACTATCGTCCGCCTCAACGTCGCAGTCGAAAACCAGCATCTCTCCGTCGGGAGAGCAGGAAAAATGTATGGCGCTTGAGGGAAAGCCCTCGCCTATAACGTCGGAGAGGGGCCTGCTCTCCTCCAGTTTGTTATCTGAGACGTCTATCTTCAAAAGGTTTTCCAAGTCCTGGGCGAAGGCGAACCTTCCGTCGTGGGACCAGAATGGGCTGTAGAGCCCCTTTGGGCCCTTTACCAGAACCGTAAATCTATCGGTCTCCAGGTCCATAAGGCCTATGGTCCAGTCCATTTTGACATCGTCCCAGTGGTTTATGAGAAGGCAAGAGCCGTCCGGGGACCACCTAGGACCGTAGCTGTTCTTGCCGGGTATCGTCGTAACATGCTTTATCTTCTTTGTCTCCCTGTTTACCACAGCTATGGTTCGGTCTCCTTCCTTAGAGTAGGCGGTGAAGGCGACCTGTTTTCCGTCGGGAGATATCTCCGGGTCGTATCCCTCCGCCAGCTTTGTCTTTCCCTGTCCGTTCATTTGGGCTATGAAGATCGCGCCGTCTTGGGAGAAGGCTATCCATGGGGCCGACCCGTAGGCCGGGACGTTCCAGACGAGTAGGGTTGATAGGAATATAAGCATCATCTGTTTCAGCGACATAATATAGGAACCACCTTTCGTTTGTGTGTGTTGTTCCTAACTCCAAAAGTTAGCCATCCGTGGCTCTGCTTATCTCCTCCATCACCTGGGAGATCACCGGCTTTACCTCCGTTGTGTTTGGGATACGGTCTATGAGCCATTCCAGGTCCCCTCTGTTCCACAGTAGTTTTGTGGACTGTCTGTGGGCCATGTCGTGGACCCAGCAAAGCTGAAACAGCAGGACGTCCGAGAGGGTTCGGAGCTGATCGTAGCGAGCTTTTTTGTCCTTCAGGAGCCCCTCTATTATAGGTAGGGAAAGATCCCCCTCGGGCCCTAGGCCGGGATAGATTGCGTCCTGTTCCCCTCTTTGGATGTGCTCTCTGACGACTTTGTATATGTCTATCTTGTCGCTGTCTTTGACGATCCTGAGCATCGCCAGGTCCTCCGGGGGTAGTTGCGGCAGGTCCTTTTTATTGTGCTCTCTGATCGTCATGGCGATAAGCTCGAACTCCTTGGGGGAGAGCAGGTTCTTTGGGAAGTCCTCTCTGAGTGCCTGCTCTCCCCTGTCGCCGTGGTCGACCGATTTGAAGTCGTAGAAGGTCCCGTAGTCTCTGTACTGAGGGAAGCGACCTATGTCGTGGAGGAGCCCTGCTGCCACAGCCAGGCATCTGTCGCTGTCGTCCCAGTCCAGATCGTCCGCCAGGAGGCCAGCGTTTTCCGCCACCCTTCGGCTGTGCCTTTCCTTCAGCTCCAGCTGATGGAGCTTTCCGCACTGGCGGTAATAATCGGAGGTGTAGTCCTCAAACCATCGCCTTATGGATTTTAGCTGTCTTGGTCCCATAAAAACATCCCCTTTCCTGATCATGGGCCATTATACTCTCATATAGGGGAACCTCTGTCCCTGTGCTTCTTCGTGCTTTAGGATTATTATATGCTCAAAGAATAAGGGGGGCGAACGTCTTGGAGATTTTAAGGGAACTTCACAGGGTAATAGATAACACTTTTTTAAGACAGGATGGATCGATGGACGAGATAGAGAATTTTATATCCCGTTCCGTAGAGGCTCGTTTCAGAACTGTGGTGGTCCCACCTTGGGCTGTTTCCAGGGCTGTGGCTATGACCGAGGGAACCGATACAGGGGTGTCAGCGGTTATAGGGTTCCCGTTGGGATATCACCCTCTCTCGGTGAAGCTCTACGAGATAGAGCATTACCTGAATATGGGGCCTGGGGTCACCGATTTTGACGTGGTGGTCAACGTTTCCGCCATAAAGTCGGGTATGTGGGACTACCTTAGAGAGGAAATTTCCGCTTTGGCCAGCCAGATAGGGACCAGGATCTTCAAGCTCATAATAGAGACTCCCCTCCTCTCGGAGGAGGAGATCCGTAGGATGGCGGACATATGTTCCAAGGTGCGATACCTGGATTACGTCAAGACGGGATCCGGTTTTGCCGGAAGCCCTACCACCGAGGAGCAGGTCAGAATACTCGCCGAAAGCCTGAAAGGTAGAAAGAGGATAAAAGTCTCCGGCGGAGTGAGGACCATGGCGGACCTGGAGAGATTTCTCATAGTCGGAGGGGACGTCTTCGGCACCAGCTCCGGCATAGCCATAATGGACGAGGCCATGCAACTTTTGTAAACAAGTGTCATCTCCTCGACCTCCAGGATGTTTTATAATGCGACTAGACGAAATCTATGGATCATTCTAGGAGGTATATCTGTGGAAGAACTGAGAAAGAGCATCGATGGCTTAAGGGATGACCTTGTGGCGGCTATAAGGGAAAACGTGGCTATCAAGAGCGTCGAAGGCCCTGCGGAGGACGGAGCTCCCTTCGGTACCGGTCCTAAGGCCGCTATGGAAAACTTCGTCCAGATAGCCCAGCGTCTTGGCTTTCAGACCGGAGTCTTTAAGGATATGGTGGCTTGGGCGGATCTGGGAGATCCAAGCTCGGACATGGTGGCGATTCTAGGCCACGTCGACGTGGTTCCCGAGGGAGATGGATGGAGCTGCGATCCCTACCAGGGGAAGATAGAGGATGGCAAGCTCTACGGCAGAGGGGTAATGGACGACAAAGGGCCTATCCTATGCGCCCTCTATGCTCTTAAGGCCATAAGGGACCTCGATATACCTCTCAAAAAACGGGTTAGAATAATGATAGGGACCAACGAGGAGACCGGTAGCAAGGCTATCGCCGAGTACGTAAAGTCCGGTCAGGAGCTTCCTGTAGCTGGTTTTACCCCTGACGCCGAGTACCCTCTCATAAACGGCGAGAAAGGCAGCGTAATAGCCCAGCTCTCCGCTCCCTTCAAGGCGGAAGGCCCTATCAGGATACTTTCCTTCGACGGTGGTGTTGCGGCAAACTCGGTTCCCTCGGTGGCGAAGGCGGAGATCCAGGTCGATCCTGATAAAGTCGAGAAGGTCCACTTCTCCGTCTCCGCGTTCAAAGGCCCGGAGAAGGCTAAGCTTTCCGTGGAGGATAAAGGCGACGGTCGCTTCGTCCTAACCATGTTCGGAGCACCGGCCCACGGTAGCCTGCCTCAGATCGGTGTCAATGCCGTGGCCTGGCTGGTCAAGTTCCTGAGGACTTTAGGGGTCTCCGGCGAACAGGGAGCCACACTTAACTCCCTTGATCGCTACGTTGGAACCGAAGTTTACGGTGAGAGCCTCGGTGTGTGCCTCTACGACGACGTGTCCCGCTATACCTCTGTGTGCTGGGGGACTATGAAGTCCGACGGAGACGTGGTTAAGTTCTCCCTGAACCCCCGTTTCCCTGTGACCTTCTCCACCGAGGACGTGGCCCCTGTCCTGGAGAAGACCTTTGCTGAGGCGGGATGGCAGGTTCTCTCCATGAGGAAAAGCGAGCCTCTTTATATGGCGGAGGACTCGGAGCTGGTGGTAAAGCTGATGGACGTGTACAGGCAGGAGACCGGCAGGACCGGCGATAGCCCAATGTCCATCGGTGGAGGAACCTACGCAAAGGCCATGCCTAACGTTCTGGCCTTTGGCCCTATCCTTCCCGGCGAGCCCTCCAACATCCACGAGGCCAACGAATGTTGGGATATAGATAACATGATGACCAGTGCGAAGATAATGGGGGCCGCAATAGTGGCCCTGGCAAAAGATTAAAAGCTAAAGGACAGGCCCTGGAATTCTCTCCAGGGCCTGTCCTTTAGCTTATTATCGTCTCGATAAATCGATCCAGCCCCTCTGTCCCTGTCTCCTCAGGATATACCGAGCAATCCCTTAATGCGTCCATAAAGACGTAGCCTATCTCCTGTTCGACGATCTCCTTGGACCTCTCGATGGAATTGGCCCTGCCGTGTCTCTCCAGGAGGCCTTTAGCCCACTCCCCATGAGTCCAGGATTCGGGCGTCGAGAGCTTCTTCCCCGATAGCGCCTTTAATAGGGGTTCCATCTCCGTCGAGAGCCTGCCCGGCAACACCGCCAGCCCCATGGCCTCTATCAGCCCTATGTTTTCCTTTTTTATGTGGTGTCTCGACGGCCTGACGTGGAATATTCCGTCAGGATGTTCCTCGGAGGTTCTGTTGTTCCTGAGGACAAGGTCTATCTCGTAGCTATCTTTGACCTTTCGGCCTATGACGCTCACCGAGTTGTGTTCTTTCTCGATCTCCCAGTTGGGGTCGTCGTAGGATTTCCAGCCCTCTATAGCGGAGGTAGCAGCCCTCTCTATTCCCTGTCTATCCTTCGATCTGATCCTGAGGGTCGCCAGAGGCCACACCAGGACCTCCGCTGTGATCGAGCCTTTGGTCCAGCTTCTCCTCACCGAGGCGGATTGGATAGGGAAGGACCAGTTGCCCCCCTGAAAATGGTCGTGGTCCAGTATAGATCCTCCTACAATGGGCAAAGCGGCGTTGGATCCCAGGAAGAAGTGGGGAAACTGGTCGAGAAAGTCCAGTATTCTGGGCACCGTCCTCGTGCCGACCGCCATAGGTCTGTGCTCTTTTGAGAAAACGATACAGTGCTGATGGTAGTAGACGTAAGGAGAATACTGCAAAAACCACTCTTCACCGTCCAGAGATAGGGGCATTATCCTGTGGTTAGATCTCTCCGGGTGTCCTGGCTTTGCCCAGAAGCCGGCGTTTTCGGGGCACAGTAGACACTTAGGATAGGATTTTCCCGTCTTAGGTGCTGCTATGTCTTTAGGGTCCTTCTCCGGTTTTGATCGATTTATGGTCATCTGAAGGTCGCCGTAGGAGGTCGACACGGTCCAACGGAGGTCTTTAGACGCCAGATCCAGCCTCACGTCTTTGGTGGCGGCGGAGATCCTGTAAAGCCATTGAGTGGCCTCCACCGGTCCTTTATCCATCATTATCGCCCTAAAATCCCTGGCCATAGCCCCGTTGGAAGGGGTCAACAGCCCCATGACTCTCCCTACAAACTTCTCCTCCGGTAGCTCTCCCCAATGGTGTCCCGTCTCCTGGGCGTATCGATGTAGAAGGGCGATAGCCTCCATTTCGTCCTTTATCGGTTCGCCATCTACAGGGTCCGGCAGCTCTAGAGATCCTATGATTGAGTTGGTCAGCACCCAGCGGTCGAGTTCCTCCGCTAATCCTTCCTTTATTCCGTAGTTTACAAGAGCTTTAACGCAATTGGATAATACCTCTGATTCGATCAAAAAAAACTCTCCTTCCGATGTATTCGTGTATTTGCTCCCTCTTTGGTGTAGAATCGAGATAGAACGACCAGGAGGGGTGATTTTTTTGCGAGAGTTACTTTGCGAGATGTGGAAACGCTACTACGGTCCCTGTGACGGAACGGTAATAGCCTTCGCTCCAGGCAGGGTCAATCTGCTAGGTGAGCACACCGACTGCTACGGTGGCTACGTCCTCCCCTGTGCCATAGACCTTGGGACCTGGGCTATGGGAAGGCTGAGGAACGATAGCTCCGTTCGGCTAAGGTCGGATAACTTCCCTCACGCCGATCCGGTTACCTTCGATATATCCGATCTTTCAAACCTAGCATACCACGGCTGGGCTAACTATCCCAAGTCGGTCATTTGGGCGATGAAACAGCGAGGTATTCCTCTGGATAAGGGATTCGACATGGTGTTTTTCGGGACGATCCCTAGAAATAGCGGACTTTCTTCCTCTGCGTCAATAGAGATGGCCACCGCTGCGGTGATCTCCGAGCTCTGTGGCCTTAACCTTATGGCCGACGACTCCTCTAAAATTACCATGGCTCAGATATGCAAAGAGGCGGAGAACCGGTTTATAGGGGTGCAGTCGGGCATAATGGACCAGTTCGCCATAGCCTTAGGGGAGGAGGATAAAGGGGTATTCCTGAACTGCTCCACTCTGGAGCACAGGGCGGTCCCTCTGTCCATGGACGACCATGTCCTGCTGATACTGGACTCTGGTAAGAAAAGGGAGTTAAGCTCCTCTCAGTATAATCTCAGGAGAGAGGAGACGGAAGAGGCCTTTAAGGCCATAAAGGCGACAGGGGTAAAGGTCTCAAATTTGGCGGACCTGTCTCCCGAGGGGTACTACGTCGTGGAGAAATCTATACCCGACCCTCTTCTACAGAGGAGGGCCAGACACGTTATATGGGAAAATAAAAGGGCTAAAGAGGGTGCCCTCGCTTTGGAGGCAGGTGATCTAGCCCGTTTCGGAAAGCTCATGAACCGATCTCACCTTTCCCTCCAGTTCGACTACGAGGTGACCTGTCGAGAGCTGGACTGTCTGGTCTCCTATTGCTGGCAACATAAAGGCTGCCTGGGAGCCAGGATGACCGGTGCGGGTTTTGGAGGCTGTGTGTTGGCTCTTGTCGAAAAGGACGGCGTTTCCCCCTTGGTGGAGGATGTCTCGGGCTGGTACGAGAGGCATACTGGCTTAAAGGTCTCGGTATTGGAGACTGTGGCAGGGAACGGGGTTTCCATAAAGAAATAGATAGAGGGAGGCTTTAAGCCTCCCTCTATCTATTTCTTGGCGACGTACTTTCGGATATCGAAGGCTACCGCCGCAACGATGATAAGTCCCTTTATGATAAGCTGCCAAT
The uncultured Dethiosulfovibrio sp. genome window above contains:
- the pepV gene encoding dipeptidase PepV, which produces MEELRKSIDGLRDDLVAAIRENVAIKSVEGPAEDGAPFGTGPKAAMENFVQIAQRLGFQTGVFKDMVAWADLGDPSSDMVAILGHVDVVPEGDGWSCDPYQGKIEDGKLYGRGVMDDKGPILCALYALKAIRDLDIPLKKRVRIMIGTNEETGSKAIAEYVKSGQELPVAGFTPDAEYPLINGEKGSVIAQLSAPFKAEGPIRILSFDGGVAANSVPSVAKAEIQVDPDKVEKVHFSVSAFKGPEKAKLSVEDKGDGRFVLTMFGAPAHGSLPQIGVNAVAWLVKFLRTLGVSGEQGATLNSLDRYVGTEVYGESLGVCLYDDVSRYTSVCWGTMKSDGDVVKFSLNPRFPVTFSTEDVAPVLEKTFAEAGWQVLSMRKSEPLYMAEDSELVVKLMDVYRQETGRTGDSPMSIGGGTYAKAMPNVLAFGPILPGEPSNIHEANECWDIDNMMTSAKIMGAAIVALAKD
- a CDS encoding ABC transporter substrate-binding protein; translated protein: MKKVAALLAMAALLVTGSMAFAGSDKPLAGQNISIFCAATGENEIFAEFTKDTGIVVNYLSMSSGEVLTRLRASKGKNIADAWYGGGVDSFLVAGQEGYLESYRSPEAELIPEQYKDKEGYWTGLSLVAVDLIINKDVMKDKNLPMPKTWEDLGKPEYKDEVMMSNPTISGTNYSVLFYIIEAYGEERGWEIINKINENIPFYTKRGSGPPNKAAMGEVAIGIDPYDVGVKLIEQGQPVISVFPEDGTPGSLAPVAIMKDAKNMDAAKAFVDWCLSKRGQEVQMANTAKVGTRPDAEVPDYLKGLKNAKVVIVDPVKSGEMRDEILDRWQKDCGDKAEQ
- the deoC gene encoding deoxyribose-phosphate aldolase, encoding MEILRELHRVIDNTFLRQDGSMDEIENFISRSVEARFRTVVVPPWAVSRAVAMTEGTDTGVSAVIGFPLGYHPLSVKLYEIEHYLNMGPGVTDFDVVVNVSAIKSGMWDYLREEISALASQIGTRIFKLIIETPLLSEEEIRRMADICSKVRYLDYVKTGSGFAGSPTTEEQVRILAESLKGRKRIKVSGGVRTMADLERFLIVGGDVFGTSSGIAIMDEAMQLL
- a CDS encoding HD domain-containing protein, with translation MGPRQLKSIRRWFEDYTSDYYRQCGKLHQLELKERHSRRVAENAGLLADDLDWDDSDRCLAVAAGLLHDIGRFPQYRDYGTFYDFKSVDHGDRGEQALREDFPKNLLSPKEFELIAMTIREHNKKDLPQLPPEDLAMLRIVKDSDKIDIYKVVREHIQRGEQDAIYPGLGPEGDLSLPIIEGLLKDKKARYDQLRTLSDVLLFQLCWVHDMAHRQSTKLLWNRGDLEWLIDRIPNTTEVKPVISQVMEEISRATDG
- a CDS encoding galactokinase, which encodes MRELLCEMWKRYYGPCDGTVIAFAPGRVNLLGEHTDCYGGYVLPCAIDLGTWAMGRLRNDSSVRLRSDNFPHADPVTFDISDLSNLAYHGWANYPKSVIWAMKQRGIPLDKGFDMVFFGTIPRNSGLSSSASIEMATAAVISELCGLNLMADDSSKITMAQICKEAENRFIGVQSGIMDQFAIALGEEDKGVFLNCSTLEHRAVPLSMDDHVLLILDSGKKRELSSSQYNLRREETEEAFKAIKATGVKVSNLADLSPEGYYVVEKSIPDPLLQRRARHVIWENKRAKEGALALEAGDLARFGKLMNRSHLSLQFDYEVTCRELDCLVSYCWQHKGCLGARMTGAGFGGCVLALVEKDGVSPLVEDVSGWYERHTGLKVSVLETVAGNGVSIKK